caaatttttttagaagGTGATTTTATAAGTGGCTAATCACATCTAGCTAAATAAATTAGCGGCAAACCTTCTCATATTATTCAATGATTCGTcaatatacttttttaattataatggaaaattagttacaatattgatatttaataaatcttactttgtataatttatgatttttgataTTTAATGAACCATCCTTAATTTTTACGTAAAAGGTGGAATAATCAAACCATAAATCAAGGCTAAGTTGTCTTGAAATTCATGTGTATTAATGATGGGTTACATTCTTGTTTTAATTTGTGGAATTGGGATccaatttttgttaatatttattagttttgGAATGTTATTGTTTTCTATTctatttaatttcacaattttaaagTCGAATGTTTCTGAactttgggataatatttgaTTTGGCCCCAaatgttttcttatttgttcatatgtgtaataaatgTTGGAGTGTGGACCCatttacttcaaaatttataacttttttatcttttatatatgataaaagatataaaatggAAAACCTCAAGAAAGGCCCTTGAATTTTGAATATGCTACATCTTGAtccttatttttgttttgctaTTAAATAACGGATTCACTCGTTTAAtatctttgtttttaatttatcaaaaatttgGATCATAATTAAATACCtagatataaattttaatttacgaaTGTAGACAAAACAGATTTAACAAGGTGTCAATTTTGAGCGTCGCGAGGGTGTTAAACACTTTTTTTCATGTAAGTAAcatttttctcttaatttttatCCTAGTctcaaaattatcttttttaaaaagaattttaaattttttattaggaATTGGAGCAACATTGTAAACAATGATAAagtaatattatcatatttatattttacataagTATTGAATGACTCAAAATTTgccaaatacaaattaaaaaggCAGGGCAGATGGGAACATTGTAAACAATGATAAagtaatattatcatatttatattttacataagTATTGAATACAGATTACAAAGGCACGGCAGATGGGAAACGAAAAATTTGCCAAATACAGATTAAACAGTAAGGGCAGATGAGATAGGAAACAGCGGCAAGTACCTGGGAAGGTTTTAAGACCACATAACTACCTGTGCTGAAAGCAATCAACATTGCTACCGTTGCATTGCCAAGGATCGTAGAAACATAGAGAGTTCCATATAAAACTATTTGacgataaaaattaaatcgagATAATAGATTATCCAGAACCCCAAAATGGATGGTGAGGGCAGAAACAGAGAAAATAAAGGCCATTGCATTTGTCACAACAAATGCTTTAAACGCTGCCTCATGAATCAAAAGGGGAGTGCCTTGCTGTGACCCTTTTTCACTCTGCAAACCACCTGGAACAGTTATTGCCGCTGCGAATGTGACGGTGGCTATAAGTGCTGCCACTATTAAATGAGcctctcttttcttctccaaaCTTTCTGTAGAAACATTTTGTTTGGGAAAGCGACAAACTGGTTCCTCCGCCACTTGATCATTCCCAATTTCTTCCAACAATTCTTTGATTTGCTTCTGCCATGCCACCCACATTAGCCGGTTGTGTTGTAggtttattaaatatgttaattcaaaacttaaatattgACAAAACCATAGCCATGGAAATGccccacatatatatatacacacctGTTTATGATGATGTTTCCCAGATCGAAGTGCATTAAAAACTTCTTGAGGTGTCATTCCAAAGGCACCTTCCAACTTTCTTAGATTTCTGAATGATCCATATGCAATCTCACTACTACCAAACTTGAAAAATGAACTCTGTATTAGGGAGGAAAAGCCTCTAAAAGCCAGATAATGAAGTAAACTCAAACCTTTGTTGTCCACTTTTTCACAGCAATCTGGACATAAAGAAAGAATCTTTGAAACTGTTTCAAAATGACCTTGCCTGGCTGCCAAAAGAAGAGGTGTCATCCCCCTCTTTTTATCACCTATATAGGCAGCTGATACATCCCATTTTAACACTTCTTCCACAACTGAGAATCTAGAACCCAAGTGTGCAGCATAATGAAGAGGGTTGTACCCATCTTCATCTCTTTCCTTTGTCAAATTCCCCTTCGTCTTTAATATTACCCTTATTGCCTCTAAatccaagcaaaaaaaaaaattgtcaatctacctgtttatttatttcaaaactttaatataaaaaaggaaCTAACTCAACAACATACCTGCATCTCCAGCCATAGCTGCTGCATGCAAAGCTGTTCTGCCGTGGGGGCCGCCATGACCAGTTGATTTGAATTTATCTAATAATAGAGTCAACAAGCGCCCAGATCCTCTCCTCCTAGCTGCTATGTAAAGTGGAGTCTCCTGTTTTTTGTTGGCAGAATACGGAAAATCAGGGTCTTCAAACTCCAACAGTGCTTTCACCACTTCAGCATTGCCACACCCTGCTGCTTCATGTAAAGCCGTGTTGGATTCCTGATCCGTAATCCTCAACATCTCCCTCACTGCATTTACTTGATCCATTCCCAACTTCTCTAAATCTCCATCTCTAGCTTTTGCACAAGATTTGATTAGTAGTTTTACAAAAGCAGAATGTCCATACCTTGCTGCAACGTGCAAAGGAGTTTGACCTTTAGCATTCGTTTGGAGTAGCAGTGACTGACACTTGCTGAgaattttttggataaaatctgatctcttttctctttttatcaTACTAATGGAAATGCTCAAAGGCCGTTAGAGTAATTCATACGGTACggggaataaattgaataatgaggGAACACTGTCAAAACGCCGGACAGCATTACCCTGGCTTGCCAAGATAACATGGAGCAGGTTGTCATGGTTTGGGGTCTTTAGCGACTCAAGTTGAAGCCCCTGCTTATTATTGAATACTTCAATGTTGCCTTCTGCTGCTGCCTTATACAGCGAAGCATCCATATAAGTGATGTTGTCTTCAGGCTCCTCAGGTCCCATTTCGGTTGATCTATTTCTTCCTGGATAACACCAAAcagaatttaattaattagcttgAAGCATTCCAAGCTCAAGAAAAAAATACTGCAAATTCAGAAATTTACCGAATGCCTTTCCAGTTAGTTAGTTGCTTGCATATGCCTGCATTCAAGTCACCTACAAATGACAACTATATATAGTTGAACACTTTAGTAATAGTGGCATATTGGGTTGGAAGTGAGGTCAATAAAGTAGGAgttttttatggtgaaatttggttttaagGAAACTGCAAAGAAGgagaagaattaaagaaaagaatggAAGAAGATGGGGTCTACAGCTCTTCGTGGTCAAGTTAATGCTGCCCTATGTTCATTTTCTATTCCAAGACAGTGTTTGGTAGCTCAGAAAACTGTTACACACTAAATTTTGGTCATGTTAGTTATTTTTGAGTCATTTAGAATAAACCTTAGATTTTCTTTTCACGCTTACAACAAAGAAAATCCCTAAGACCAAAATGATTTAcaacattttcaacaaaacaaatgataaattagattaagtttttatttgtgtttttctttgaagtttttctttaaagagaaaattgagtattaatatatttatacatatttttatattttttatgcattttataattttgtatatatttttatcgaaaaaagcttttaaatatttgttttaagttttattttaaatttttaagaatcaagaTTACATAATCTATAAAGTTAAGGGCtagattttttttagatttttatttttagaattaggactaaattaatagaatatataGCATTGAAGggctaattttattattgagcCACTAAAAAAAGGATGCGTCGGCATTCTATTAATGATTCTTGCAACAAGACACAATTAAGGAGTATATGAAAGAATTCAATGAATTGATGCTCCAAATCACGGATTTGAATGAGAAGGTGGGCATTATTCTTTTTCATCGTCGATGATTTGAAGTCGTGGGTTAAACAGGAATTGGAACGTCGAGGGGTCCAAGAACTATCCAAAGCTATGATCATGGTAGAGTCCTTAATCAAACTTATTCCGAGAAATGACAAGTTCGAATCTTCCAAACCCAAGGACAAGGGCAATGGTTAGAGAAATGAAGGACATATTAAGAATAGCAACAAATATGGTGGTAAAGGGAAACCACATAATGGGAAGTGGAAGCCCAATAACAAATCGAAGAGGCTAATGAAATGTTTCTGTCAAAATAGAATGTCGATAATggtaagaaaagagagaaaaatagaacacacagattttatgtggaaaccctttcaggaaaaaaccacgagcaaaggagaataaaatttactatgtcGAATTTGGATAATTACAAGGAGTATAGActgcatctatttataggttttagaaaaccttattctaatcaacatctaatagaagtaatgcagtaaggttgaaacaccttattcaaatcaatatcaaacaAAGGAATTAAACTTCTAAATGGATTCTTCTTGTACAGCCTGTACCGTACCTCAACCTTCTCCCTCATGGATCCCCCTATCTtgccacttgtattttattttaataagaatttggTTCACAACTCTAACAATTTCTTTTATGATGGTTCACATATAGTGAGGGATTGTCCAAAAAAATCTGTGATTTCTGTCATCAAAGGTGATGATGAGCTAAAGAAAGCATTGATGAGGTTTGGTTTGATCTTGAGTTCTGTCAAAGCCTAGAGGGTcaaagaaaaggagaagaaacTAGTAAAGTGCTTCTTATGTTATGGTCCACATAGAATGCGAAACTGTCCGCGACCAGCAAATAAGATGAAGCGGAACCAGTTAGTGAGGTTTCAAAGCTTGGATCAATGATACTCAATTTTGTGAAAGTGGATAGGGATTGCAAGCAGAAAGAGTTGATGCATGTGGATGTAAACATAGCATGCCAAAGAAAGAGTGCTCTTGTTAATGTTGAAAccactttttttgaaaatcaaaaaaattttagttgtcgacttaaaaatgaaaatttggagttgccaccgatcttttattgaggtgtgatcggctcaccttaaaaatgattttggtctgcagaatttgagaaaacaggttcaggagtcggttacgtacgaggaagggttagcaccctcatagcgcccaaaattggtaccgaattgattaattaatgtcttaatgccaaatgtttgaaaagattttaaaatacgatcctttgaaaagaaaatttgaataaaatgaataggATGATGAGGCTCACTCATTTCAAAGAGTGCATTTAAATCGTCAAAATTAAGTtcatcttttgacttttaaaacctatggattttgagaaggatatctgattatttgggtcaaatgagaaaatcaaaacccagtaagttagggttcgatttcacaaaattcctaaatatcgaatattgtatttattttcatttgttagaaGAATCTTCgtttcgagaaaacaacatgtcatatccaatgcgttaagacacaacgtatcgaattcccgagaatgagcattttatttgtgtgttaattaaaaaggatactcggtttcttagattcaacgaggaagattggaatccagtaagttagaacacaatcttttcgaggatcTCAGATTTCGAGTGTCGCGTTATTTATGAAaaactttttgaataaaaattgctCTCGACACTTGAATGATATCAAACGTAATCTTTAATGTAGCACGATTGAATGGTAACGTATGAGATAATTGgtaatccaaacacacactaaAAAATAATGACCAAGCAATAGATAAATGTTAACAAGAatagcaacaataattttaatcctaTTATGCAAACTTCAATATTACCAATTAAACatcaaatgaattaataatcgattttaaaatgtatacTAAGAAAACAATGGCAACAAGAGAAATCACAATCAACAAATTATACATGCCAAAGtcttaaaatgaacaatatatatatacaccaatacat
The sequence above is a segment of the Gossypium raimondii isolate GPD5lz chromosome 4, ASM2569854v1, whole genome shotgun sequence genome. Coding sequences within it:
- the LOC105779162 gene encoding ankyrin repeat-containing protein ITN1 isoform X1 — its product is MIKREKRSDFIQKILSKCQSLLLQTNAKGQTPLHVAARYGHSAFVKLLIKSCAKARDGDLEKLGMDQVNAVREMLRITDQESNTALHEAAGCGNAEVVKALLEFEDPDFPYSANKKQETPLYIAARRRGSGRLLTLLLDKFKSTGHGGPHGRTALHAAAMAGDAEAIRVILKTKGNLTKERDEDGYNPLHYAAHLGSRFSVVEEVLKWDVSAAYIGDKKRGMTPLLLAARQGHFETVSKILSLCPDCCEKVDNKGLSLLHYLAFRGFSSLIQSSFFKFGSSEIAYGSFRNLRKLEGAFGMTPQEVFNALRSGKHHHKQVCIYICGAFPWLWFCQYLSFELTYLINLQHNRLMWVAWQKQIKELLEEIGNDQVAEEPVCRFPKQNVSTESLEKKREAHLIVAALIATVTFAAAITVPGGLQSEKGSQQGTPLLIHEAAFKAFVVTNAMAFIFSVSALTIHFGVLDNLLSRFNFYRQIVLYGTLYVSTILGNATVAMLIAFSTGSYVVLKPSQVLAAVSYLICPYCLICIWQIFRFPSAVPL
- the LOC105779162 gene encoding ankyrin repeat-containing protein ITN1 isoform X2, with the translated sequence MIKREKRSDFIQKILSKCQSLLLQTNAKGQTPLHVAARYGHSAFVKLLIKSCAKARDGDLEKLGMDQVNAVREMLRITDQESNTALHEAAGCGNAEVVKALLEFEDPDFPYSANKKQETPLYIAARRRGSGRLLTLLLDKFKSTGHGGPHGRTALHAAAMAGDAEAIRVILKTKGNLTKERDEDGYNPLHYAAHLGSRFSVVEEVLKWDVSAAYIGDKKRGMTPLLLAARQGHFETVSKILSLCPDCCEKVDNKGLSLLHYLAFRGFSSLIQSSFFKFGSSEIAYGSFRNLRKLEGAFGMTPQEVFNALRSGKHHHKQKQIKELLEEIGNDQVAEEPVCRFPKQNVSTESLEKKREAHLIVAALIATVTFAAAITVPGGLQSEKGSQQGTPLLIHEAAFKAFVVTNAMAFIFSVSALTIHFGVLDNLLSRFNFYRQIVLYGTLYVSTILGNATVAMLIAFSTGSYVVLKPSQVLAAVSYLICPYCLICIWQIFRFPSAVPL